The Halorubrum salinarum genome segment AGTCGGTCCCCACCGGCGCGATCACCGACCCGAACACGGTCATCGGCTTCATCGAGACCGGACTGCTGCTCCTCATCATCGTCGAGGTGTACGAGACGGTCGTCGCCTACATCGAGCAGAGCGACACGCGCCGGATCGTCAGGCTGGTGATCTACACCGGCGTCATCGCGATGGTCCGGAAGGTGATCATCTTCCGCACCACGGAGTACTCGACGACGCAGGACGCGCTGTTCGCGGCGGTGTCGTACACGATCATCATCGGCGGCCTCGTGGCGCTGCTATTCGTCGAGCGCT includes the following:
- a CDS encoding phosphate-starvation-inducible PsiE family protein, whose product is MADSSAADPSDDSPEPGSTPDPAAAKTRGDRVSDVTNWFIHGVELAAAALFALLFGIGVIDLAIQIAESVPTGAITDPNTVIGFIETGLLLLIIVEVYETVVAYIEQSDTRRIVRLVIYTGVIAMVRKVIIFRTTEYSTTQDALFAAVSYTIIIGGLVALLFVERSVGNSILSE